One window of Rhizobium leguminosarum genomic DNA carries:
- a CDS encoding DUF922 domain-containing Zn-dependent protease produces MPLAVRYMLLPIAFSIALSVCGPAAAEVIASKSYSYFDIRGKTADELDRELSRRGPTSSGSSARHPGATKIRFGGEATYIQNNGRCRVGNVKVTIHTQIILPRWNSRKGASKELSMIWDALSSDIKRHEERHAEIAREQARAMERAIRALPQQRSCEAMQELVSGESARGIDEHDRQQARFDRVEAVNFQKRMLRLLNNRINGRAGEK; encoded by the coding sequence ATGCCGCTTGCAGTGCGTTATATGCTCCTTCCTATCGCCTTTTCCATTGCTCTTTCCGTCTGCGGCCCAGCGGCGGCGGAAGTGATCGCATCGAAAAGCTACTCCTATTTCGACATCCGCGGCAAAACCGCGGATGAGCTCGACCGCGAACTCAGCCGGCGCGGCCCGACGTCGAGCGGCTCCTCGGCGCGCCATCCCGGCGCAACGAAGATCCGCTTTGGCGGTGAAGCCACCTATATCCAGAATAACGGCCGCTGCCGCGTCGGCAACGTCAAGGTCACCATTCACACCCAGATCATCCTGCCGCGCTGGAACAGCCGCAAGGGCGCCAGCAAGGAGCTGTCGATGATCTGGGACGCCCTGTCGAGCGATATCAAGCGCCACGAGGAGCGCCATGCCGAAATCGCCCGCGAACAGGCCCGCGCCATGGAACGCGCCATTCGAGCGCTGCCGCAGCAGCGCAGCTGCGAGGCCATGCAGGAACTCGTCTCCGGCGAATCAGCTCGCGGTATAGACGAGCACGATCGGCAGCAGGCGCGATTCGACCGGGTCGAAGCAGTCAATTTCCAGAAGCGCATGCTGAGATTGTTGAACAATCGAATCAACGGCCGAGCCGGCGAAAAATAG